The region GCCTGCCTGCCGGGCCTCCTCGATGACGTCGGCGTCCGCGCCCACGCGCGACACCAGGAACAGCGAGCGCACCCCGTCCAGCGCGGGCCGCAGCGATGCCGCCCGCGCGAGATCACCCTCAACGGCTTCGACTCCGTCAGGGAACGACGCCCGGACAGTACGGCGAGTCAGTCCCCGAATGGGCGCGGCACCCGACGCACACAGCTGCCCCAACAGGGCGCTGCCGATGTTTCCGGTTGCGCCGGTCACCAGGATCGTCATCGTCTTCTCCCACCGTTGGCCGCTGGTCGCGTCCACGGCACGGTAGGACCTCAACAACACTTCAGGTCAAGGGCCGGGCGACGGCTCCTAGTCCTTGCGACCGGTCGCGGCGACGGTGACGCCGAGGCCGATCATCGTGAGTCCGCCGATCCCACCGACCAGTGCGAGTCGCCGCGGTGAGCGGGCGAACCAGCTTCGCGCCGTGGCTGCGACGAGTCCCCACACGCTGTCGCAGGCCAACGCGATGATGTTGAAGACCAGTCCCAGCAGCAGCATCTGGGCCGTGACGTGCCCCTGTCCACGGTCGACGAGCTGCGGCAGCACGGCGGCGAAGAACACCATCGTCTTCGGGTTGGCCACGCCGACCATGAACCCCTCCCACAACGTACGCCAACTGCCGTGGGCGAGCCCCTCGGTGGTGAGCTCGGCGTGCAACGATCCGCGTCGTCGCACCGCCTTCACACCGAGATACACCAGGTACGCCGCACCCATGAGCTTCAGCGCCGTGAAGACCAGGGCCGAGCGCTCCACGATGGCCCCTACCCCGAGCGCGACGGCGACGACCAGCGCGTAGGCGCCGAGCGTGTTGCCCACCACCGTGGTCAGCGCGGCGGCGGCCCTGCGCCAGCGCACGCCCGATCACGAACAGCACACTGGGTCCGGGGACCACGATCAGCAGGAACGACATTACCGCGAACCCGAGTAGTCGATCACTGGGCACCATGAGGCATATACAAACACGCCACCCGCGCGAGCCCGTACCCGATTTCTCGACGATCTACGCGCGCCACTGACCGGGC is a window of Micromonospora sp. NBC_01699 DNA encoding:
- a CDS encoding LysE family translocator, which encodes MRWRRAAAALTTVVGNTLGAYALVVAVALGVGAIVERSALVFTALKLMGAAYLVYLGVKAVRRRGSLHAELTTEGLAHGSWRTLWEGFMVGVANPKTMVFFAAVLPQLVDRGQGHVTAQMLLLGLVFNIIALACDSVWGLVAATARSWFARSPRRLALVGGIGGLTMIGLGVTVAATGRKD